One window of Candidatus Angelobacter sp. genomic DNA carries:
- a CDS encoding amino acid adenylation domain-containing protein, whose amino-acid sequence MQINVVEYFEQGALRKCGTKVAVIEQDRRYTFEEIERLAKNCAALILEKVTGVNRPVAVFLPKGAQTIIADLGILYTGNCYANLDVKSPPQRLKSIFQNLGAGLIITTEAHAVALRALDIPDDRFLLIEQALASGHNYDNAVLLERLERVIDTDPLCIIHTSGSTGTQKGVVLNHRSTIDFMDWVFARLALDGSEIIGSLSPFYFDIYTLEVYLCLAKGSTLVIVPEQLAAFPARLLEFMSVHAVSFIFWVPTIMVNIANQDLLATRKIGALTKVLFAGEVFPTKHLNYWRRYLPGAMFVNLYGPIEITVDCTYYIVDREFSDDEKLPIGFPCRNTDILILNDQDQPAQEEEQGELCVRGSSLALGYWNNPERTAKAFVQNPLNPHYPELIYRTGDLVYRNGRGEIMFVGRKDYQIKHLGYRIELGEIEHAVLQVSGVRNCCVVYDQAKKEIALFFECDQDLSPAFIRERLTAFVPKYMLPTAFHRMDQLPRNPNGKIDRQALLERVA is encoded by the coding sequence ATGCAAATAAACGTCGTTGAATACTTTGAGCAAGGCGCCTTGCGCAAGTGCGGAACGAAGGTGGCCGTCATCGAACAGGACCGCCGCTATACGTTTGAGGAAATTGAACGACTCGCCAAGAACTGCGCCGCGCTGATTCTTGAGAAGGTCACCGGAGTCAATCGCCCTGTAGCGGTATTTCTGCCGAAGGGAGCCCAAACCATCATTGCTGATCTCGGTATTCTTTATACCGGCAACTGTTACGCCAATCTGGATGTCAAATCACCACCGCAGAGACTCAAAAGCATCTTTCAAAATCTTGGTGCGGGCCTCATCATCACTACGGAGGCCCATGCGGTGGCTCTGCGCGCTTTGGATATCCCGGACGACCGGTTTTTACTCATTGAGCAGGCGCTTGCGTCGGGTCACAACTACGACAACGCGGTGTTGCTGGAGCGATTGGAGCGCGTGATCGATACGGATCCGCTATGCATCATTCATACCTCGGGTTCGACTGGCACACAGAAGGGTGTGGTCCTGAACCATCGCAGCACGATTGATTTCATGGACTGGGTATTTGCGCGGCTCGCGTTGGACGGGAGCGAAATCATCGGCAGCCTGTCTCCTTTCTATTTTGACATTTATACGCTCGAGGTTTATCTCTGTCTTGCCAAGGGAAGCACGCTGGTCATTGTCCCCGAGCAACTCGCGGCATTTCCAGCGAGGCTTCTGGAATTCATGTCCGTCCATGCCGTGAGCTTTATTTTCTGGGTACCAACCATCATGGTGAACATTGCCAACCAGGATTTGCTGGCAACCCGTAAAATTGGCGCATTAACGAAGGTCTTGTTCGCCGGCGAAGTTTTCCCAACGAAGCACCTCAACTACTGGCGCCGGTACCTGCCGGGGGCGATGTTTGTAAATCTTTACGGACCGATCGAGATCACGGTTGACTGCACGTATTACATTGTGGACCGCGAATTCTCGGACGACGAGAAGCTGCCCATCGGATTTCCGTGTCGCAATACGGACATTTTGATTCTTAACGATCAGGATCAGCCCGCCCAGGAGGAGGAACAGGGCGAACTCTGCGTGCGGGGCAGTTCTCTCGCCCTCGGATACTGGAATAATCCGGAGCGAACCGCCAAGGCGTTCGTCCAAAATCCGCTCAATCCTCATTACCCTGAATTGATTTACCGGACGGGCGATCTCGTTTACCGGAACGGACGAGGAGAGATCATGTTTGTCGGCCGCAAAGATTATCAGATCAAACATCTCGGTTACCGGATTGAACTCGGGGAGATTGAACACGCGGTACTGCAGGTAAGTGGCGTCCGAAACTGCTGCGTTGTCTATGACCAGGCCAAGAAGGAAATCGCGCTTTTTTTCGAATGCGATCAAGACCTGTCCCCGGCCTTCATCCGCGAACGGTTGACCGCGTTTGTACCAAAATACATGCTTCCAACAGCGTTCCATCGTATGGACCAACTGCCGCGCAATCCGAATGGAAAGATCGACCGGCAGGCTCTGTTAGAGCGTGTTGCCTGA
- a CDS encoding formyltransferase family protein: MVEQIVIVGTGRLPSACLEHCLAHSRKPVCIEPEHQAFSPFKAASRRSNVEYHLLTEKDALKHFFLELAVPTLVVSAYNGYLFPGSVLENPHLSIVNFHNSLLPRHRGRNAPTWAIFELDQETGITWHRITKKIDSGEVIAQQPILIGDQVTALELTLQTLDVGAGVFGRIIPMLIRGECSGTRLTLQEDGVLHRAKDVPNDGVLDLGWSVRKMSAFLRSMDYGKFKVFPDPHVFLEGTTYSIGGYQVTPDSRLIDNKLTIRDKSLIAHGEGLALEVMLR; the protein is encoded by the coding sequence ATGGTTGAGCAAATCGTTATCGTTGGGACCGGCCGGCTGCCGTCCGCCTGCCTCGAACACTGCCTCGCGCACAGCCGAAAACCGGTCTGCATTGAGCCCGAACATCAGGCATTCTCACCTTTCAAAGCCGCCAGCCGCCGGAGCAATGTAGAATACCACCTGCTTACAGAGAAGGATGCTTTGAAACACTTCTTTTTGGAGTTAGCGGTTCCGACACTCGTGGTGAGTGCCTATAATGGGTACCTGTTTCCCGGCAGCGTCCTTGAGAACCCGCATCTGTCCATCGTTAATTTTCACAATTCACTCCTTCCCCGACACCGCGGGCGCAATGCTCCGACGTGGGCCATATTCGAGTTGGATCAAGAGACGGGAATCACCTGGCACCGAATTACGAAAAAGATCGACTCGGGGGAGGTTATTGCCCAGCAGCCGATTTTAATCGGTGACCAGGTGACGGCACTGGAGTTGACGCTCCAAACATTGGACGTGGGAGCGGGCGTTTTTGGACGCATCATCCCAATGCTGATTCGCGGAGAGTGTTCAGGAACCCGCCTCACTCTTCAGGAAGATGGCGTTCTCCACCGGGCCAAGGATGTCCCCAATGACGGGGTATTGGATTTGGGTTGGAGCGTTAGAAAGATGTCCGCCTTCTTAAGGTCAATGGACTACGGAAAATTCAAAGTCTTCCCTGATCCGCACGTCTTTTTGGAGGGAACCACTTACTCGATTGGCGGGTACCAGGTGACGCCGGATAGTCGTTTGATTGACAACAAACTGACGATCAGAGACAAGTCTCTGATAGCCCACGGCGAAGGGCTGGCTCTTGAGGTGATGTTGCGGTAG